The Acidobacteriota bacterium genomic interval ATCGCCGATTCCTGGCCTCCAGCGACGATGCCAGCACCACGGGAATGAACGCCGAGGTCACCCCGATTAACCGATACTTCATCCTCTTCTTCCATCACCAGCGGCATCTGCTGCCGCGGTTGGGAGCCAATCTCTTGGACGCCGGCCATCGCGCTCAGCAATGGGTGCGCTCGCTCCAGCCCGACGATTACGTGGCCGTCGTCAGCTATTTTCCCAAGTACAACCTGCTCGACTTTACCAACGATGCCGACGTCCTGACGACTGCCATCGATCAGGCGATACAGGGCAAAGACTTCGCCATCGACGCTCCGTTGCGGGAGGCTGGAATTCCCTCTCTGGCGGAGTATTTACCGAAGGGCGACGTGGACCGGATCTACGAAGCTCTGGCGATGACCGCCGAAGCGGCGGGAGCCGTGCGCGGCCGTAAGAATCTCGTGCTCTTCAGCATCGGTTTCGGTGAGGTGGATAGCTTCGGCTTCTACCGGCCGGACACTCGTTACTATCCGGAGATGATCCAAACCCTCAACGATAACAACGTGGCAGTCTACCCCGTCGATCTACTGGCCACCGACGTCAGCCCATCGCTACGGGCTAATCGTTTCGACCACGTGCTTTCCCGCATGGCCTGGGAGAGCAGCGGTGAGTTCTACTTCAACTTCACCAACTATCTGACTCCCCTGGAGCAGGTGGCGGAAGACAATACTGGGTATTACTTGATCAGCTTTGCTCCCCACGGCGAGCAACAAGCAGGCGAGTATCAAGAGGTAGAGGTGGAAACCCTCAACTCCAACTTCGAGGTGAAGGCCCGCGAGGGCTACGTGGTGGGCGATGAATACGCCTACGGCGATAGGGACGGAATGGGGGCCGGGCGCTGACCCCGTCCCGGCGGCACCTCCCCT includes:
- a CDS encoding VWA domain-containing protein, which translates into the protein MTFLSHVLMTASGSKADSCARHDGGRLFPMLLTTFLCFLAALITVPVQAQMAEAESTQAQAERFGDRVEVQEVLIDALVTDGQGKAVLGLDKDDFIVREEGEPVEIQDVTFYTNRRFLASSDDASTTGMNAEVTPINRYFILFFHHQRHLLPRLGANLLDAGHRAQQWVRSLQPDDYVAVVSYFPKYNLLDFTNDADVLTTAIDQAIQGKDFAIDAPLREAGIPSLAEYLPKGDVDRIYEALAMTAEAAGAVRGRKNLVLFSIGFGEVDSFGFYRPDTRYYPEMIQTLNDNNVAVYPVDLLATDVSPSLRANRFDHVLSRMAWESSGEFYFNFTNYLTPLEQVAEDNTGYYLISFAPHGEQQAGEYQEVEVETLNSNFEVKAREGYVVGDEYAYGDRDGMGAGR